A window of Parasynechococcus marenigrum WH 8102 contains these coding sequences:
- a CDS encoding reprolysin-like metallopeptidase: MSQAHIDDMKTIVGSDLILDIYISPGGEPHIAWDDRAQEDVETITKKPAEWQYKVMREAMERVNREFDITIDEVEYEQLSDTQIKLTTVPNSDAVNGEWIRSWDNSGVADIYLSMTYQSGLEGSKYPDAHENPDKYTHDEWEKSEWKKIFIHELGHLLGLEHPWDKDDGDWAVDGPDVETEKTIMGYESRDASGKVMDWFQDVDQRALKQIWGASTANPEPTPEPVPTPTPEPTPATVLTPTPEPPPTPSLELPPSPLSPPIDGDFSSLPPDLWLSQTHDVIIQSVRGKGKLKGKKGADAFYFNSFEAFTKKSADKIIGFKASQDTIAVSPDAFPALEGVSAIRFASTKSKNELKQLSKEDYDFVYFEKKGRLYFDGNGAEKNWGNSDEGGLVAILKGKPELTVEDITLLA; encoded by the coding sequence ATGTCTCAAGCCCATATTGACGACATGAAGACTATTGTCGGCAGCGACTTAATCTTAGACATATACATATCACCAGGAGGAGAACCTCACATAGCGTGGGATGATAGAGCGCAAGAGGACGTGGAAACTATAACTAAAAAGCCGGCCGAATGGCAATATAAAGTAATGCGTGAAGCCATGGAGAGAGTCAACAGGGAATTTGATATTACCATTGACGAGGTTGAATATGAACAGCTTTCAGACACACAAATAAAGCTAACGACCGTTCCTAATTCGGATGCCGTGAATGGTGAATGGATAAGAAGTTGGGATAACAGCGGGGTTGCGGATATTTATCTATCGATGACATATCAGAGTGGCCTGGAGGGTAGTAAATATCCAGATGCCCATGAAAATCCTGACAAATATACTCATGACGAATGGGAAAAATCCGAGTGGAAAAAGATTTTTATTCATGAACTTGGCCATTTGCTTGGCCTCGAACATCCTTGGGACAAAGATGATGGAGACTGGGCAGTTGATGGTCCAGACGTAGAAACAGAGAAAACGATCATGGGATATGAAAGTAGGGATGCCAGCGGCAAAGTAATGGACTGGTTCCAGGATGTAGATCAGCGCGCTTTGAAACAAATATGGGGTGCATCAACAGCTAATCCCGAACCAACTCCTGAACCGGTTCCAACCCCTACTCCAGAACCAACGCCTGCAACTGTTCTTACACCCACGCCAGAACCACCGCCAACGCCATCTCTAGAACTACCACCATCGCCATTATCACCACCAATTGATGGTGACTTCTCATCTCTACCACCCGACTTATGGCTGTCGCAAACTCACGACGTCATCATTCAATCAGTTCGTGGTAAGGGTAAATTAAAGGGTAAGAAAGGTGCAGATGCCTTCTATTTTAATTCCTTTGAGGCATTTACTAAAAAGTCTGCTGACAAGATCATTGGATTTAAAGCATCGCAAGACACAATTGCCGTAAGTCCCGATGCGTTTCCTGCATTGGAAGGTGTCTCCGCTATCAGGTTTGCATCGACCAAGAGCAAAAATGAATTAAAGCAATTATCCAAGGAGGATTACGATTTTGTCTATTTTGAGAAAAAAGGTCGGCTCTACTTCGATGGAAATGGCGCAGAGAAGAACTGGGGAAACAGTGATGAAGGAGGTCTTGTGGCAATCCTGAAAGGAAAGCCTGAGCTAACTGTTGAAGACATCACACTGCTTGCTTGA
- a CDS encoding AAA family ATPase, whose translation MTFVSDPPQLADVFELPSKNGHANREQQKAALLEVITGAVALDTLKLGLEVLEDIESPTERFIALQNLREQTGLTNGKAFDQAVATLIDEQRNDQDCTLAELMERQHDATWGIDQFGAKGALVCIDGDKGEGKTTLMYQAAIAVASGAPLFNELTVQRGPAIIVQCDESDLNAKKKFLAMGADADLPIHWMWGFNPAMVPELKRKIQKTGAKLIGIDSITTVAGGRGIKSTDPEYALFLYQLNHLAAELGVVIFLLIHLRKADTAKGRTAVGLDDFLGTGMLTAACSDVFGYWANKAEDAFPYQFMLRCLGKRNCEAGTTWDLQGSTDDFSLTFVGVQGGGETPSERCSVIAKTLEYLRQRKGQPQAVETIAAGIGAHEKTVAKELRDYYSSGNALQIQRVKGQSTAGGGRPPWLWMF comes from the coding sequence ATGACTTTCGTCTCTGACCCACCACAACTTGCAGACGTGTTTGAACTGCCCAGCAAAAACGGGCACGCCAATCGTGAACAGCAGAAGGCTGCACTGCTGGAAGTCATCACAGGTGCTGTTGCCCTCGACACCCTGAAGCTCGGCCTGGAGGTGCTCGAAGACATCGAATCCCCCACTGAGCGGTTCATTGCCCTCCAGAACCTCAGAGAGCAAACAGGGCTCACCAACGGCAAGGCCTTCGATCAAGCCGTTGCAACGCTCATCGATGAGCAACGCAACGACCAAGATTGCACGCTTGCTGAACTCATGGAGCGTCAACACGACGCCACATGGGGCATTGATCAATTCGGTGCCAAAGGTGCCCTGGTCTGCATTGATGGAGATAAGGGCGAGGGAAAGACAACCCTCATGTATCAAGCCGCTATCGCAGTTGCATCTGGTGCCCCGCTCTTCAATGAACTCACCGTTCAACGTGGTCCCGCAATCATCGTGCAATGCGATGAATCAGACCTCAACGCCAAAAAGAAATTCCTGGCAATGGGCGCTGACGCTGATCTGCCCATTCATTGGATGTGGGGCTTTAACCCCGCCATGGTTCCTGAACTGAAGCGCAAGATCCAGAAGACCGGAGCCAAGCTCATCGGCATTGACTCGATCACCACCGTTGCTGGTGGTCGCGGCATTAAATCAACCGATCCGGAATACGCCCTGTTCCTTTATCAGCTGAACCACCTGGCCGCTGAACTTGGGGTTGTCATCTTTCTGCTGATTCACCTCCGCAAAGCCGACACCGCCAAAGGACGCACAGCGGTAGGGCTAGACGATTTTCTTGGCACCGGGATGCTCACCGCTGCCTGCTCTGACGTCTTTGGCTACTGGGCCAACAAAGCAGAAGATGCCTTCCCCTATCAGTTCATGCTGCGCTGCCTCGGCAAGCGGAATTGCGAGGCGGGAACCACTTGGGACCTCCAGGGATCCACAGATGATTTCTCCCTCACCTTTGTTGGTGTTCAAGGCGGTGGAGAGACCCCATCAGAACGGTGCTCAGTCATCGCCAAGACGCTCGAATACCTACGACAGCGGAAAGGGCAGCCGCAGGCCGTAGAGACGATTGCAGCGGGCATTGGTGCTCACGAGAAGACCGTCGCCAAGGAGCTTCGTGATTACTACTCAAGCGGCAACGCACTGCAGATCCAACGCGTGAAGGGGCAATCAACAGCGGGAGGTGGTCGCCCGCCATGGCTCTGGATGTTCTGA
- a CDS encoding NAD(P)-binding protein, translating to MLDADLAVIGAGLAGCSLIARLRQLNWSGTIALVEAGRGPGGRTATRRRRDRPQWRLDHGAPGFHLDDPLPEGLKALLAPLRENGCLRQAGGTVVTLAMDGSASRAEGAADVEWLEGKPFMASICEALLAMGEGATTQHFGRRIRTLQRDGNHWCLSEDGSDWQLRASRLVLSGSLLAHPRSLAMLDWRQVPLREAVPAGQDPDLDHALDALAQSRAAVRWNLMLDLPLNGDQLPRQIWLTPEAQEHWRVERLVLHPQADNRTGLVMHGLDSGEPITPQTQPVLLKQEEARLRELLPQLLQPWPDLQGACKAAESLGVMRWGASRPLDHPLPQSMQWCDASALGFCGDYVEGPGFGRAEGALRSAVNLAQILVTQAA from the coding sequence ATGCTTGATGCCGATCTGGCGGTCATCGGCGCTGGGCTGGCTGGATGCAGCCTGATTGCCAGGCTCCGACAGCTCAACTGGAGCGGGACGATCGCCCTTGTTGAAGCCGGCCGTGGGCCGGGCGGTCGGACGGCCACACGCCGGCGACGGGATCGTCCCCAATGGCGACTCGATCACGGAGCCCCAGGCTTTCATCTGGACGATCCCTTACCGGAAGGGCTCAAGGCCCTGCTTGCTCCGTTGCGTGAGAACGGCTGCCTGCGTCAAGCCGGAGGAACCGTCGTCACATTGGCGATGGATGGGTCGGCCAGCCGTGCTGAAGGAGCTGCTGATGTGGAGTGGCTGGAGGGTAAGCCGTTCATGGCCAGCATCTGTGAAGCCTTGCTGGCCATGGGTGAGGGGGCGACGACGCAACATTTCGGACGGCGGATCCGCACCTTGCAACGGGATGGCAACCACTGGTGCCTCTCTGAGGACGGCAGCGACTGGCAGCTGCGGGCGAGTCGCCTGGTGCTCAGCGGCAGCCTGCTGGCCCATCCCCGTTCTCTGGCCATGCTCGATTGGCGACAGGTGCCGTTGCGGGAGGCGGTTCCTGCGGGCCAGGACCCGGACCTGGACCATGCCCTGGACGCTCTGGCGCAGAGCCGCGCGGCCGTGCGCTGGAACCTGATGCTGGATCTGCCCCTGAACGGCGACCAACTGCCGCGTCAGATCTGGCTCACCCCCGAAGCCCAGGAGCATTGGCGGGTGGAGCGCCTTGTGCTGCACCCGCAAGCCGACAACCGCACCGGATTGGTGATGCACGGCCTGGATTCCGGCGAACCCATCACACCCCAAACGCAGCCGGTGCTGCTGAAACAGGAGGAGGCGCGGCTGCGAGAGCTACTGCCACAGCTGCTGCAGCCATGGCCGGACCTGCAAGGCGCTTGCAAGGCCGCCGAATCTCTGGGGGTCATGCGCTGGGGAGCCTCCAGACCCCTCGATCACCCCTTGCCGCAATCGATGCAGTGGTGTGATGCCAGTGCGCTGGGCTTCTGCGGAGATTATGTGGAGGGTCCTGGGTTCGGGCGTGCTGAGGGTGCGCTCCGCAGCGCAGTGAACCTGGCCCAGATTCTCGTTACCCAGGCCGCATGA
- a CDS encoding gamma carbonic anhydrase family protein has product MAPLTSASAPWPAAQIHPGAWVSTSAVVIGNVTMQEGSSLWPTAVARGDCAEIRIGARSNVQDGAVLHGDPGQPVLIGVDVTVGHRAVIHGATLSDGCLVGIGAIVLNGVTVGEGALVAAGAVVTKDVPARSLVMGAPAQLKRELSAEAVEDQRSHAHSYAELARQHAQAGG; this is encoded by the coding sequence ATGGCTCCGTTGACCTCCGCCTCAGCGCCATGGCCGGCAGCTCAGATCCACCCCGGGGCTTGGGTGTCTACTTCGGCAGTGGTGATCGGAAACGTGACCATGCAGGAGGGCAGCAGCCTCTGGCCGACGGCCGTGGCCCGGGGAGATTGCGCTGAGATCCGCATCGGAGCTCGCAGCAATGTTCAGGATGGTGCCGTGCTCCATGGCGATCCCGGTCAGCCGGTGCTGATCGGGGTTGATGTCACGGTCGGTCATCGAGCCGTGATTCACGGTGCGACCCTGTCGGACGGCTGCCTCGTCGGAATCGGCGCCATCGTTCTCAATGGCGTCACCGTGGGCGAGGGGGCTTTGGTGGCCGCCGGTGCTGTCGTCACCAAAGACGTTCCAGCCCGGAGTTTGGTGATGGGCGCACCCGCGCAGCTGAAGCGGGAGCTCAGTGCTGAAGCGGTGGAGGACCAACGCAGCCATGCCCACAGCTACGCCGAACTGGCCAGGCAGCACGCCCAGGCAGGCGGTTGA
- a CDS encoding photosystem II protein Y, translated as MDARLFLVVAPILAAVSWAAFNIGRAAVGQLQLLIKRSRA; from the coding sequence ATTGATGCTCGCCTGTTCCTCGTCGTGGCCCCAATCCTGGCCGCTGTGAGCTGGGCCGCCTTCAACATCGGCCGTGCCGCCGTCGGTCAGCTGCAGCTGCTGATCAAGCGCAGCCGCGCCTGA
- the trmFO gene encoding FADH(2)-oxidizing methylenetetrahydrofolate--tRNA-(uracil(54)-C(5))-methyltransferase TrmFO yields MLQLLLSVERPVTVLGAGLAGTEAAWQVARAGIPVTIVEMRPMRRSPAHHSSDFAELVCSNSFGALSSDRAAGLLQEEMRRLGSLVIETADAHAVPAGGALAVDRGRYSAALTEALDQHPLVTIERREQQALPGDDQITVLATGPLTSEPLAEDLRAFTGRSDCHFFDAASPIVHGDSIDLNVAFRASRYDKGDADYINCPMDKEQYLAFREALLTAEQAELKDFDKNDATFFEGCLPIEELARRGEDTMRYGPLKPIGLWDPRWGDVNDRDVRRAKRAYAVVQLRQEDKDGRLWNLVGFQTNLKWGEQKRVLQMIPGLAEAEFVRFGVMHRNTFLESPQLLEPTLQFRSRSSLLAAGQITGTEGYAAAVAGGWLAGTNAARLARGLAPIDLPATCMSGALTHFVSEAPTAKFQPMPPNFGLLPELPERIRDKRARYGAYRDRALRDLERIKALTPNALVA; encoded by the coding sequence TTGCTTCAGCTTCTGTTGTCTGTTGAACGACCCGTCACAGTGCTGGGGGCAGGCCTCGCCGGTACCGAGGCGGCCTGGCAGGTGGCCCGAGCCGGCATTCCGGTGACCATCGTTGAGATGCGTCCGATGCGACGTTCCCCTGCCCATCACAGCAGTGATTTCGCTGAGTTGGTCTGCAGCAACAGTTTTGGTGCCCTGAGCAGCGATCGGGCTGCAGGCCTGCTGCAAGAAGAAATGCGGCGCCTGGGCTCCCTGGTGATTGAGACAGCGGACGCCCATGCCGTGCCCGCAGGAGGAGCCCTGGCCGTCGACCGCGGCCGCTACAGCGCCGCTCTCACTGAAGCGCTGGATCAGCATCCTCTGGTGACCATCGAGCGGCGTGAACAGCAGGCTCTGCCAGGGGACGATCAGATCACCGTGCTGGCCACGGGGCCGCTGACCAGTGAACCGCTGGCCGAAGACCTCCGCGCCTTCACCGGACGGTCGGATTGTCATTTCTTTGATGCCGCCAGTCCGATCGTCCATGGCGACAGCATTGATCTCAACGTTGCCTTCCGCGCCAGCCGTTACGACAAAGGCGATGCGGACTACATCAACTGCCCGATGGACAAGGAGCAGTACCTCGCCTTCCGTGAAGCCCTGCTGACGGCTGAACAGGCTGAGCTCAAGGATTTCGACAAAAACGACGCCACCTTCTTCGAGGGATGTCTGCCGATCGAAGAGCTTGCCCGTCGTGGCGAGGACACCATGCGCTATGGCCCGCTCAAACCCATCGGACTGTGGGACCCCCGCTGGGGAGATGTGAACGACCGTGATGTGCGTCGTGCCAAGCGGGCTTATGCCGTGGTGCAGCTGCGCCAGGAAGACAAGGACGGTCGGCTCTGGAATCTCGTTGGCTTTCAGACCAACTTGAAATGGGGTGAGCAGAAAAGGGTGCTGCAGATGATTCCAGGTCTGGCAGAGGCCGAATTCGTGCGTTTTGGGGTGATGCACCGCAACACCTTTTTGGAGTCTCCGCAATTGCTGGAGCCAACCCTGCAATTCCGCAGTCGTTCCTCACTGCTGGCAGCAGGCCAGATCACCGGCACTGAGGGCTATGCCGCCGCTGTAGCCGGTGGATGGCTTGCGGGCACTAATGCCGCTCGCCTCGCCAGAGGATTGGCGCCGATTGATCTGCCTGCTACCTGCATGAGCGGCGCCCTGACTCACTTCGTCAGTGAAGCTCCCACAGCCAAATTCCAGCCGATGCCCCCCAACTTCGGCCTGCTGCCGGAGCTGCCGGAGCGGATCCGCGACAAGCGCGCCCGCTACGGCGCCTACCGCGATCGGGCCCTGCGGGATCTTGAACGGATCAAGGCCCTGACGCCGAACGCCCTGGTGGCATGA